In Cryptomeria japonica chromosome 1, Sugi_1.0, whole genome shotgun sequence, the sequence CTAGGGCATctcatctctctcccttccctcgaTCTACTCATTTTGAGAGAGTTTCCTAGGGAAAGTCAGCTCTCTCCCGTTTTGAACAGAGTTGCATAGGGAAAGTCAGCTCTCTCCCCTTTTGAacagagttgccatcaatgacaactcctaagcatttatcatgcatcaatcttcatcgAAATAGTCTCTTACCAACAACTTAATGGGAGAACAAGGAATTTCTTTATTTCATGGTACAAGGTCGATGTAACTAATGTGTAGATACAAGAAATTAGTGAATAATTTTATCTTTCTTAAATCATAGATTAATAGTATTGATAAATTCAATATCCTATTACTGCATTATAAAGGGTTACTCTATAGTGAGAGGCATTGAACCGTGAGATGAATACAATTTTCAAATCCCATTATTATTGGAAGTGGAGCCTAAGAAATTTTTCATTTTCGCCATATTTTTAggcaagaaatattttgaagaatttaacTTGAAATAACAAGGGCAAGTAGTATGGTTATGGTGTTATTTTTTATATGTCTGAATGTGTTGGTATGAGATATAACTATTAGATATTGGTTGCATTTAATGAGAACTTCAAACATACTAATTCTTCACATTTTTGATGTGGTTGAACTACAATTTTGATGCCTTTATCCTCTAGatcaaacaaacatgatcactacTACACACTTAATTAATTTAAGAGATTTTGTTCTTACAGCAGTACAAATAGATTTTTCTGCAATAAATTACACTCAACAACACTAATTATTTCCTTGACGAAGCTCAATAAAGGACCTCTTTGTTGCTTCATATGATATATTGCTAGCCATATGGCATGTTTCTATGGGAATTGACAATGAGCTATTACATGATACATTAATGAGAGAGTACACAAACAACAAACCTAAATATGAAGCCTTGTAACCACTTTTGCATTTGGAAGATTATGAGTTAATTTTGGCCATAAAATTCCATATAAATACTAAATAGCCTTTCAAGAAATAATAACTCAAATATTACCATGACTTCCTTCAAGTAGGCCAATCTAGTAcaactaaaataaattatttttaacaaatttcatgTATCTTATAAAGTGTGTGTTGGGGTTATATCACATAGTTTTCCAAATCAATCAATTTATGATTGATAAAATAATTTGGGAAAAATGCATTACTATAGGAAGACCTCCAATGGTTAAAAAGATTGACTATAACAATGGTgggataaaataaaacataaaatatttgaAGCGGATGTTCAGGTTGTACTTAAGAACAAAGCCTAATTCATTTATAATACTTAAAAATCAATTGAATGAACACATATTGTATATACTAATGGGACTGAAAATAATTTTGTAGAGATTCAATATTGCATCAAGATTCTAGAGCTTACTACTTGATTCTTTTTGTCTAAATTGGCATCCTTATGGATTTTGATGTAAGGAAGATGCTATAATTGTTGCACATAAACATTTACACAATCAAGTGATAAGAAGGGGGGATTTCAATACTCTATCAAACTATGATATTTATATAAAGTCTCAATTCAAATTTTTTTAGTAAAGCTCATTGACCCATATTTTGTGGGTGGAAGTTAACATAAGCCCATATGTCATGATAATTACTATTCAATATAGCAATTATACCATCTTGACGATAGTTataaatgaaagaaaatattaTGAAATACTAATAACTGTCATAGAATTAATATATGCAAAAGAATGAGGTCATCCTATTTTTTTATTACAAGAATGAATAGATTTTTAATACATAGTAAAAATTAGATTTTACATCAAACTATAAGTTAAAtaccttattaatttatttaagttataaatatttaattcaaaGTATTGTCCAAACCCAACTCTTAAAATATTTATATATCAAATACTTATTTTATTAATCTatctttaaaatttatttaaaatattatttatttgcaTAGAATTTTTAATttactaaatttatttaaaaaaacctATAAACCTTTTTTTCCATCATTAAAATCCAACATGAAACATAATAAAACAGACACTCGACAAACTAAATTACTATTTTCTTAAAACTTCTGATTTATCTTaccaatttatataaaaaaaaattgtatttagaaAATAAGTAATAATTAAACTAAAAATCGTGGTACCCTTTACCTACTTACCTCCCGTTTGCAAATTTGTATTTTCTGCACACCAAGTCTAAATATAGCCATTAAATTAGTTGGTGACTGGAAAAGATATTGTTATGTATTTTAGTGCGCTTCGACTGTTACCCCCTTGAAAATTTTGTATAGCCGGCCTACCGAGCTACGAAAAGCGAAAGGAAGACCCCACATACGTATTCTTCTTAAAACAGTTCTAATTCATTACTCATATAAAATGCAAAGAACTGTTTTATTAATCTGATCTCCTCATGAGATTTATCTACTTTCCAGTCTTAATCCAGAGATTTAATATGGTCAGTTGAATCAATTTTTATATGGGATATCAAGCTTTTCTGCATCTTGTAATAAAAATGAATTCACTAAAGTCAATGTAAACAGCTCATTCTTGAAGGCTTCAACTCCTAATCATTGGCCATTTCAAAGAGAGACTCGACAGTGACCACATTACCAACTGTGTAGCGCTCAATATCAGAGAACTGTTCTATTATTAGACGCTTGATCAATTAATAATTGTTCCAAATGATAGACATTTCATGCACCTTCCACTTGACTAGGTCGCCAACGCGgaaaaatatgattttcttaaataCATCCTTGCGTATAAAAGCACTGCACCACAACCTGATAAAATCACTCCACTGCACTGCACCGCACTGCAGCAGCACCAGCAATGGTTGTTCGAACGGCACAACATTTGGATACAATGGCATTTTTAATTGCTTTAGCGCTCTCTATGGTAGCGTTGGCTTCAGCTGAATACGAGCAATATTCATCTCCTCCACCTGTATATTATTACAAATCTCCCCCCCCACCATCTCCTTCACCTCCTCCTCCATACTACTACAAatctccacctccaccatctccatccccTCCGCCTCCTTATTACTACAAGTCCCCTCCACCTTCCTCTCCTTCACCTCCTCCTCCATATTATTACAAGtcccctccacctccatctccatctcctcctccaccataCTACTATAAgtctccacctccaccatctccttcaCCTCCACCACCATACTACTATAAatctccaccaccaccatccccatctcctcctcctccatattACTATaactcacctcctcctccatccccctctcctcctcctccatacTATTACAAGtccccacctccaccatctccttcaCCTCCTCCACCTTATTACTATaaatccccaccaccaccatctccatctcctcctcctccatattACTACAAGTCTCCACCACCACCTtccccatctcctcctccaccataCTACTATAaatctccaccaccaccatctccatctcctcctcctccatactACTACAAGTCTCCTCCACCACCATCACCCTCTCCACCACCCCCGTACTACTATAAGTCCCCTCCACCGTCTTCCCCATCTCCTCCccctccatactattataaatccccaccaccaccatctccatctcctcctccttcaTACTACTACAAGTCtcctccaccaccatctccctccccACCACCTCCATACTACTACAAATCtgcaccaccaccatctccctcaccTCCTCCTCCATATTATTACAAATCCCCTCCACCACCATCCCCTTCACCTCCACCACCATATTATTATAAATctcccccacctccatctccatcacctcctcccCCATACTACTACAAATCTCCACCCCCACCATCTCCTTCTCCACCTCCTCCTTATTACTACAAATCTCCTCCACCACCTtctccatcaccaccaccaccatacTACTATAAAtctcccccacctccacctcccATATATTGATTGACGCACTCCATCCAGCATTGAATGCTAGAGGTAAGATTCTAACATATCTTATTGCCTTTTTAGTAATTATCTCATACCGTTTCCTTTAGGAATTTGTAAAATGTGATGTGTAGTGTCTTAATTAATTCTGACAGGATGTTCAGAGGAATACGTTACTAAGAATTTTAActcttttgtttgttttttattgtCTGCAGGAAGGATGTGGCATCTAGATCCTATTCCAGGCGGCCATTGTCCTCTCATCAGTGTTATGACTATCATCAAGTAATGATTTTAAACAATcaatattttctttgaaataaGGCAGACATTGGAATATGACATCTGTGACAGTGCTTGGTGTATGTAATAAGGGAAAAGCAATTTCTGATACTCCTCCCACCTCCGAGGAAACCCCATCGGAGTATGTTCCCTACCTGTCAGAACTGCCTTTGGTCGACCAAATTATTTTTAATATCCGAGtgataataaaattatttttttccttAATTCATGTTTTATTAATGTTTTCAGTTTTATCCATGTAAAGACACAACAACCCAGCAAGATTGTGCATTAAGTTTCTTAATTATGTTGATTGTGCATTATATTCAGAGGAATTGAACTTGTCGATTGTGCGCTATATTCACATTATCCTTTTTAAGAATTACTAAACTATTAAAATCTTCTTTCGTCTTTGCTTGAAAGCCTAGATGACATAGGCATTAATCATATCTAAGTCTTTTTGTTTGAACATAATACATCTTGGAGAATTGGGCCAAAATTGCTGTGTATTTAGAATTATGAAGGATAAGAATTCTTCTTTGGTTTCTAAATGAATTATTGTTAATGAAGATTGAATTGTAAGCAAATAAAGTTGCACTTAAAGTGGTCTAGTTATAAGTGTTATagtaatttattcttttaacaaaCATCCATCCCTTTCTAAAGAATGCCAATGTTGTAGATGTCATAATGTCTATGTGAATGATATTCATGTTTCTCAACACATAGCTCATGGTTGTGGTGCCAAAAGATGTCCTCTATTTTTCCATTGACCTTCAATTACCACATAATGCTATGACAAAGTTGCCTTAGGTTAATAAGTTAGTAGCAACTTTTCTATACACTTTTTGACCATTTCTCCTTCTAGAGTTGTTTAACCTACAAAGAATGCATAGGACAAACAAACTAATTATGGTGTTCTTATTGGGTAGTAGATGATATATAAAGATGAAATGATCTTAATGTATGAAAAGCAAATGATTGTGACAAGCTTCCTACTAGCTCAATAAATCTTTCTAATTAATAGTTTGTTATATTTTCCTCTTTTAATATCTTAGTTAAAACAACATATTATACAAACTATGAAATATGACTACGTTGTACTATTTTTTTATAATGTAATTTTGAatctttatataatatatataattatcttatttcaaaagaaaaatagaattACAACAATCttaacataatattttattttaaacatcATCCAAATTTGACCAAATCATTGCATGAGAGTAGACCACTTTATCCATTTACAAGTTTATAATGCATTTAGTCTCTTCTATTTCTTGAAGCAATTATGCAAAAAGGTTTTACCATGTTtaattaaaaaaggaaaaaaaatcaaaCGTTGATGTTAAATAGAAGCCTATTCTCATTTAAAAACAAATGGATCGTACTCTTTTTCCATACGAAAGATTAATGAATAAGATATTTTAGTAGTTTGTTGGTTTGGGAAGATAAGACAAAAACTTCGAAAGATTATTAAAAGGGAAGTTATTCATAAGATAATGAAATTTGTCAATTATAGAAAACAAATAAGTAAAATCATTGTggcattttatattttatttaaacagGTTGTGGAAATTTTATGTCAGTTCCTTCCAATAGAGAATTGGTCACAGCTCAAAACTATAAACCTACCTAATTAACTCATCAGAGACTTCAATTATTACACCATCCAGTTACACACTGTATCTTTCCAGCTATTCATAAATTTGGAGGAGAGCTCGAAGTCTTTCACTTTGATATTGTCCAAAAGCCACCACCGACAATGAAGTCATTAACTATGAAACATTCGTGCCAATGTCATCTCAAGATTTTTTACAGCACCAATTTAATCAGCTGATATGTTCAACTTATACAGTTATTTATGAATGTCATTAATCACATATTATAATGGCTGTTTAAGTGATATATTTATTCGTATTTCCGAAAAGGATTTAATACACAGAGTAGGTGAGTTAGCACCATCAACTGAAGTCGAATAGAATCGATATGAGTTTGAAGCATTCTTGCACACGTCATTCGAAGAATTCTTCCGTATAATGCCCGTCTGGATTCGTAATTTATTTATATTCATTCCGTAGACTTTCGTTACGGCAATTGTCCCATTTCATATCATATTCACACTGTCTGTTCTTTAATAAAAATGACTTGATGCCAACTTGAAGAAAACAAGGCAACATCTAATTTACTCAGTCAATTTTTGTTGTTATGGGCTCCATTTCCTACATATGATGTGAGGCGTGACCAGTTGTCTATTGGAAGGAGTCGACATAAAATTTCTACACGACATTTAAAACTTCTTAAAATAGATCAGACGACGGTGTTTATTCTGAAATAATTTTTCGGTACGACAATTATCCCATTTCAATATAGTCTTGATTACATCATAGATTTTATAAATAATGTGGCGAAGCTTCTTCGTGACTTCTGAAACCGACAAACTGAGAATTGGCTACTTCGTCAAACTTTCGTATGCTGAAGGAGTACGctgcaattttttttcaaatgagAATTGGCTCCGATTTAACTTATACGGATTCAATTTTTATCCCTTTTTTAAAGCATGCTGCAATGATTTTTAATAATTGCATTTTCAATCCTAAAATAATCTTCCAACTTCGAGAAAAACAATATAATAAATTTGTCAATGTGGATTTGGTCAATTTTGTACGATATCTTGGAGAAAAAAATATGTCGaggaagaaaatttgaaatttttaatgaaatagttacattaattatatattatttttaaaagtaGATTATATTATAAAAAAGAAGATAGcaaaaatcatattttataatttattgaagaCATAGTTTTGAATAAgatattaaaaagaaaaatatataattttatcaaGTAGCAAGAGTTATTGAATTATTAAGAAGCACAACACAATAATCAAATTTTTATACATTTGGACTGTATTGGTTGTTTGATATGGTCTCCTAATTTCTAAGAATGGCATAATTAACTTTTTCAAAATTCACATTCTTACAAAGCTAATTAACAATCATATGATAATAAATGGTCAAACGCAAATTGAATAAACTTTCTACTTTTGTGCCAACCTAAGACACCTCTATCTTAGGGCTAAGATGAACTTGCAAACTAGAAGAAAATTAGATACCATCCATGGGATTTTCTATCACAAGTTGTgtgaaaaatcattaaaatcatGCCTGTAAATGTAATGACTTCCACCAAATAGTCATCCTCTAGAAGGTGATCGACCCTTCATCGACTTTAATAATATTCATtaaagtgtatctttcagtttgttatgttggtgttcttgagctctggaaGAGAGATGATAATGATTCTTGCAATCCAATTTGTTGCGGTTGTTGTAgaggaattcacgttgcttgttggtgtttccataTAATTTTCTATGCGTATtgttggtttgcattgatcattgtgcccGTTATTGtagattttattggtctggtggtgttctttgtgttatacGACTTTCTAGCTGACCCGAAGGTCCTTCCGTGTTGTAGATGATCTTTGtgagatatttggtggtgttgcgtgttctaggatttgatttaggtccatgctatgtctatttcaacattgtattggtctgcatattgatctatgtatcatgtcatgtaattttataattaggtcttatgacTTGAGTCAACCTTGAGATTAAGGTTAATAATTTGTATAAAAAAGTGTAGTAATTATGTAAGTTGTGTATCTGCATTGTGTCTGCAttctttgagagtgttgtatgtgcaaacaagtgaattaATATTTTCAAAGAGTGTGGAAGAGAAGAGGAGATTTGCAGAGTAGAcagtgtgcttaaccgaaactgtgattaggcatttggagatgctattctttcagttcatgcaATCTGGATCAATGTTAGATCTTTGTATGGCAgcgagccttcccagggttgtagccctttgtttttTTTTAGCAGTGATCTCTCggaagtgttcctaaatgcatgtgcattccccatcataatatttacacatactactacaaagtatcatcatattgtgagtaggttcccaccatagtttttcccttaactgggttttccacgtcaaaaatctatgtgttatgtgtgttgttgatgtggtgtttatcttttctattgttgttcttgatcagatcttaaGTTGATGTTAATtagtttaagtttggtgaaaactgatttacCCACCCCCCAGCCCTCTCAGTTTTCTAgaattgttgtttccaacaaggGGGCACTTCTTGACCCAAAAGAAGTTTCTATGTTCTAAGTGGTTCAAATAATAGTATATTCCCAATTTTAGATTTCAAGGAGCATGGGGATTCATTCACAAAGGAAATGTTCTTTGTACTTCCCTCAATAAGAGGGGATTAGGGTTTTGGTGAGACATGATGTATGATAGGAAGCCATGGGTTTAATCAAAGCAGTAGCATGAAGCCAAAAATCATATAAAGCACACATAAACTCTCAATGGAGAAGTGGGAAACCATCATCCATAAGGAATTTTAACATAGAAGAAAATAGAAAGTAAGCAAAAATAAAAGGTTGATTATGTCTAAGGTGGTTCAAAAGATGGAATTGGTAACCATGGAAGGTATAAAACCTACTTTCCACTAGAAATCACTTGATAAATTTGAATCTCACATCTCTCCATGGCACAAGTAAGCCTTCATAGCTAAACCCATTCTAGTGTCTCTCAAACCCCTCCtgtcttcaaggaagattttataTACTTCTCATAGGCATTCTTCTAGCTTGGAAGAGGACATTTCTTCACTTAATAGCTCAAACCTATAACCTAGTTGATTAACTCTTTGGATACTTCAATTCTTACACCATCCACTTGCACATTGTCATCCTTCCAACTATTCAGAAATTTGGATGAGAGCTCAAAGTTTTTCCCTTTGATAACTTGGAAAAAAGGAGTAAGACACCCATCTCAATAATCTCCAAGACTTCCACATTCTTCTTTAGTGAAACATACATGGTAGGTTCCACACAAAGACATTGGCCTCTAATACTAAAATCTGTAGAAAACCAAAAAGCTCGCACAATAACCAACACTTCTCATAATAGCACCAACAAGTAGATAATTAAATTGCATGAAATATtattcaaaataatttaaaaacaatttttaatattattgaagaaattttccatTAAAATAGAAATCCCACAAATGACATGTATGAGTAATAAATCCATAGTAAACCATTCATCGTCATAATTATTATTTCCTCCTTTCACGTTACTTAGGTAGTGTAAATCAATCCCATAAAGAGGACTTTCGTGCCCATGCCAAGTATGTATATTTATAATTAGGATTTTGGTATGTAAACATTTGGGTGAAAGATGATATGAGAGCCACCTTATAGTGAAGATAAATTTGAACTTTAGATTGTTTATATATCCTTTCGCTTATCACCTTTTCAACATGTTTATTATCCACATGCTACTAGTCAAAATCAATCTGATATGGCTTGTTTAACCTAGGGACCTTCACTCTTCTTTGTCTTGGGTGGTTGGAGGGGACCTCTTCTCCTGCGATTTTTTATTCAAGGCTTTCCATCCCTAGAGTTACTACGAACAAAGGACCTATTGAGGTGGTCCATAATGTTTCATTTTCAAGGTTATCCACTAGTCAAATGTTTAGACATCTCTTTCAAAAACCTTTGATATTTTTTGTGCTAGTCCATTCAATGGTTACTTTGTTTAATGCTTTCTTGTTTGGACTAGGTGCTTCTTCTATCACAAATTTTATGGGCATCTCCTAATTGTTGCAGTCTCCTTCCTTGCCAGAGTTGTCAAGTGGTCCTACAAGTAAAAGTTTtcgggaagcctttcaaaatctatCACATGTTGTCTATTCCTTTGGCTGCATTGGATCTAGTGTAAGGGGGTTCTTTAAGAAGATGGTTTGGGTTTCGTTGCTAAATCCCTCCATTCTGATTAGGTGGTTTTGTTGTGTCAAGACCTTTGCTCTTGCCAGTTTGTTGTTGCCGTCAAAAGTTCCTTACAAAAAAGGTTCTATCCTTTTTTGGTTTTTATGGTCTCAGTGGTCTCACTACTTGTGAATTCCAACCTTTTGTGTGACTGCTTAGCAGTTTTGTAATGGTTTGAGCCTCTCCCGATTTTATCTAATAAGAACTTAGGGACCTTGACATCACAAAGGTTAGTCCTTATCACAAACTCATGAATAGTAATCACAATGTTAAAAAATAACCACATATCTTTACATCTAACCCATTGAACATCAAAATCATGATTAATAGTAAAGTTTATCGGTCTTCAAAATTGGTTAATTTTTCCTACTGCTTTTCTTACCACTCAAGACATTTTAAACTGCGCATATTTCGATGGACAAATCCTCTATTGTTGGTTTATAAGAAGTTTTTAAGCTTGAGCAAAACAATATTAATATCTATTTTCAATCAATTATTTTCAACATAATTAAGACGTAAAAtatataattaaactaaatataatATTTGAGATAGGCCAAATTTCACCACTGACAATGAAGTTTGAAGCATTCTTGCACACGTCATTCGAAGAATTCTTCCGTATAATGTCCTGCTGACTTCGTAATTTTTTTATATTCATTCCGTAGACTTTCGTTACGGCAATTGTTCCATTTCATATTATATTCACACTCACTGTTCTTTATTAAGATGACTTGATGCCAACTCGAAGAAAACAAGGCAACATCCAATTTACTTAGTCAATTTTTGTTATGGGCTCCATTTCCTATTTATGAAGTGAGGCGTGACCGGTCGACATAAAATTTCCACAcggcatttaatttttttttaataaatcagaCTATGGTGTTTATTCTGAAATAAATTTTCGATACGACAATTCTCCCATTTCAATATCATCTTGATTAGATCATAGACTTTATAAATAATCTTCTGACTTCGACAGAAATAACATATTAATTAAATTTGTAAATGTATAAAATGGCCTATTTTGTACGATAGCTTGGAGAAAAAAATATGTCGAGAAAGATTCACAatatttgtttatttgtttgttgaaatttgaaatttttattaaaatagtGTAATAGAAATGATATTTATAATTTGGAAGAATTAGaattatattttagtttttaaatttatCATTGTTAGTAATTTATCCATGTCATTGAAATCTATCATTTATTCAAATGTGTTaatgaagattgaattgcaagCCAATAAAGATGCACTTGAAGTGATCTAGTTATAAATGTTACACTAATTTATCCTTCTAACAAGAGTCAATCGCTTCCTTAAGGATGACAATGTTGTAGATGTCATAATGCCTATGGGAATGATTTTCAAGTTTCTCAACACATAGCTCATGAGTGTGGTGCCAAAAGATGTCCTCTAGTTTTTCATTGGCCTTCAACTACCACATAGTACTATGAAAGAATTGTCCTAGGTCAATGATTTTATAGCAACTTTGCTATACATGTTTTTACTATTTCTCTTCTTAGAGTTTGCTAGTGTACCA encodes:
- the LOC131028591 gene encoding extensin-2-like; this translates as MVVRTAQHLDTMAFLIALALSMVALASAEYEQYSSPPPVYYYKSPPPPSPSPPPPYYYKSPPPPSPSPPPPYYYKSPPPSSPSPPPPYYYKSPPPPSPSPPPPYYYKSPPPPSPSPPPPYYYKSPPPPSPSPPPPYYYNSPPPPSPSPPPPYYYKSPPPPSPSPPPPYYYKSPPPPSPSPPPPYYYKSPPPPSPSPPPPYYYKSPPPPSPSPPPPYYYKSPPPPSPSPPPPYYYKSPPPSSPSPPPPYYYKSPPPPSPSPPPSYYYKSPPPPSPSPPPPYYYKSAPPPSPSPPPPYYYKSPPPPSPSPPPPYYYKSPPPPSPSPPPPYYYKSPPPPSPSPPPPYYYKSPPPPSPSPPPPYYYKSPPPPPPIY